Proteins encoded together in one Urocitellus parryii isolate mUroPar1 chromosome 3, mUroPar1.hap1, whole genome shotgun sequence window:
- the Arl4a gene encoding ADP-ribosylation factor-like protein 4A: MGNGLSDQTSILSSLPSFQSFHIVILGLDCAGKTTVLYRLQFNEFVNTVPTKGFNTEKIKVTLGNSKTVTFHFWDVGGQEKLRPLWKSYTRCTDGIVFVVDSVDVERMEEAKTELHKITRISENQGVPVLIVANKQDLRNSLSLTEIEKLLAMGELSSSTPWHLQPTCAIIGDGLKEGLEKLHDMIIKRRKMLRQQKKKR, translated from the coding sequence ATGGGGAATGGACTGTCAGATCAGACTTCTATCCTGTCCAGCCTCCCTTCATTTCAGTCCTTCCACATTGTTATACTGGGTTTGGACTGTGCTGGAAAGACAACTGTTTTATACAGGCTGCAGTTCAATGAATTTGTAAATACTGTACCTACCAAAGGATTTAACACTGAGAAAATTAAGGTAACCTTGGGAAATTCTAAAACAGTCACTTTTCACTTTTGGGATGTAGGTGGTCAGGAGAAATTAAGGCCACTGTGGAAGTCATATACCAGATGCACAGATGGCATTGTGTTTGTTGTGGACTCTGTTGATGTTGAAAGAATGGAAGAAGCCAAAACAGAACTTCATAAAATAACTAGGATATCAGAAAATCAAGGAGTCCCTGTACTTATAGTTGCTAACAAACAAGACCTGAGGAACTCACTGTCTCtcacagaaattgaaaaattgtTAGCAATGGGTGAACTGAGCTCATCAACACCTTGGCATTTGCAGCCTACCTGTGCAATCATAGGAGATGGACTAAAGGAAGGACTTGAGAAACTACACGATATgataattaaaagaagaaaaatgttgcggcaacagaaaaagaaaagatga